Proteins found in one Streptomyces sp. CB09001 genomic segment:
- a CDS encoding helix-turn-helix transcriptional regulator, whose amino-acid sequence MAVDAADAAQIRSALVRLRRTTGLPVAFGGLVESGRRQVRISELSGTATTALSALAVTAGNGLGGRAVALSRPCAVTDYSVSRQISHEYDLPVAAEGLRSVLAVPVVVRRRVRGVLYGALRTAQPLGDRTLGAAVAAARDAEQALVLRDEADELLAAASPPSARAAAPGPADGAVWEQVREAHAALRALAPRITDPGLRDELLRACGLLVAGSGSVPAPRLAPREVDVLACVAAGATNGAAAERLGVGPETVKSYLRSAMRKLGARTRTEAVASARRTGWLP is encoded by the coding sequence GTGGCGGTGGACGCGGCGGACGCGGCTCAGATCCGCAGCGCGCTGGTGCGGCTGCGGCGCACGACCGGGCTGCCCGTCGCCTTCGGCGGTCTCGTCGAGTCCGGGCGGCGCCAGGTGCGCATCAGCGAGCTGAGCGGCACGGCGACGACGGCGCTCAGCGCGCTGGCGGTGACGGCCGGCAACGGGCTCGGTGGCCGGGCGGTGGCGCTGTCGCGGCCGTGCGCGGTGACGGACTACTCCGTCTCCCGGCAGATCAGCCACGAGTACGACCTGCCCGTCGCCGCCGAGGGCCTGCGCTCGGTCCTCGCGGTGCCGGTGGTCGTCAGGCGCCGGGTGCGCGGCGTGCTGTACGGCGCCCTGCGCACGGCCCAGCCGCTGGGCGACCGCACGCTCGGCGCGGCGGTGGCGGCGGCGCGGGACGCGGAGCAGGCGCTGGTGCTGCGGGACGAGGCGGACGAGCTGCTGGCGGCGGCCTCGCCCCCGTCGGCGCGGGCGGCCGCGCCCGGACCGGCGGACGGCGCGGTCTGGGAGCAGGTGCGGGAGGCGCACGCGGCGCTGCGGGCGCTGGCACCGAGGATCACGGATCCGGGGCTGCGGGACGAGCTGCTGCGCGCGTGCGGACTGCTGGTGGCGGGGAGCGGCTCCGTGCCGGCGCCCCGGCTGGCGCCGCGGGAGGTGGACGTGCTGGCCTGCGTGGCCGCGGGCGCGACGAACGGGGCGGCGGCGGAGCGGCTCGGGGTGGGTCCGGAGACCGTCAAGAGCTATCTGCGCTCGGCGATGCGCAAGCTGGGTGCCCGCACCCGCACGGAGGCCGTCGCGTCGGCCCGCCGAACGGGGTGGCTGCCGTAG